From Halobacteriovorax sp. GB3, a single genomic window includes:
- a CDS encoding lytic transglycosylase domain-containing protein yields MRHIKIVGLSLLVASCSGIQPKKPGSQNYVTKSEIREIIQDAMRPQSVAVATQNTVSKPASKEVEENEPEEQAFDVDNTESGTTHFDPKNELNLEYSPKLFNFWVNYFTKREKKRFARHMRNGQLYREIVRETFKKHGLPEDLFFVGLIESGFNTHIRSHASAVGPWQFIRGTALRYGLRVERSVDERSNIHKASEAAAGYFKDLYNIFGSWELALCAYNAGEYRIINAIRKGNTRDYRELVRKKLIPKETIYYVPKVAAAREIYNNLSKYKFTNITNDGTIFTESEIQTISGSFDLKSLASHLGLSYNEMRKLNPDFKYRQVRSRRGKVRVVVPKNKVERVASFSPKKGRFYTDLPEYHYVKRGESLYSIAKRYGTSIKTLKRSNGLKKSFIYTGQKLILPGSDSSSPKKVAKIKVHRVRSGESLTVLAKKYGTSVSKIKSINRLKRNTLYKGEKLRVPASTVSHETYVVRRGDNLFKIARKFRTSIQKIASINSLKNNRIYSGQRLFIPRG; encoded by the coding sequence TTGCGCCATATAAAAATAGTCGGATTAAGTTTACTTGTTGCTTCATGTTCAGGGATTCAACCTAAAAAACCAGGTTCGCAAAATTATGTAACGAAATCTGAAATAAGAGAGATCATTCAAGATGCAATGAGACCTCAAAGTGTTGCTGTTGCCACTCAAAATACAGTTTCCAAGCCTGCTTCAAAAGAGGTTGAAGAGAATGAGCCTGAAGAGCAAGCATTTGATGTTGATAACACGGAAAGTGGGACTACTCATTTTGATCCAAAGAACGAGCTGAATCTAGAGTACTCACCAAAGCTTTTTAATTTCTGGGTGAATTACTTCACAAAAAGAGAGAAAAAGAGATTTGCTCGTCACATGAGAAATGGTCAGCTCTATCGTGAAATCGTTCGTGAGACTTTTAAAAAGCATGGTTTACCAGAAGACCTCTTCTTTGTTGGTCTTATTGAAAGTGGATTTAACACTCATATCCGCTCACACGCTTCTGCAGTTGGTCCTTGGCAATTTATTAGAGGAACGGCTTTAAGATATGGACTAAGAGTTGAAAGATCGGTCGATGAAAGAAGTAATATTCATAAGGCTTCAGAAGCAGCTGCTGGATACTTTAAAGATCTCTATAATATTTTTGGTTCTTGGGAACTCGCTCTTTGTGCTTATAATGCTGGAGAGTATCGAATTATCAATGCGATTAGAAAAGGTAATACAAGAGACTATAGAGAGCTTGTTAGAAAGAAGCTTATTCCAAAAGAGACAATTTACTACGTTCCAAAAGTTGCGGCCGCTAGAGAAATTTACAACAATCTTTCAAAGTATAAATTTACCAATATCACTAATGATGGAACGATATTCACTGAAAGTGAAATTCAAACAATTAGTGGTTCATTTGACTTAAAGTCTTTAGCATCTCATCTAGGGCTTAGTTACAACGAGATGAGAAAACTCAATCCCGATTTCAAGTATCGTCAAGTAAGATCAAGAAGAGGGAAGGTTCGCGTTGTTGTTCCTAAAAATAAAGTCGAAAGAGTTGCTAGTTTTTCTCCAAAGAAGGGACGTTTTTATACAGATCTTCCAGAATATCACTATGTGAAAAGAGGAGAGTCTCTTTACTCGATTGCTAAACGTTATGGAACATCTATTAAAACACTCAAAAGAAGTAACGGTTTAAAGAAGAGTTTTATCTATACGGGACAAAAGTTGATTCTTCCTGGATCTGATTCTAGCTCACCAAAAAAAGTTGCAAAAATAAAAGTTCACAGAGTTAGATCAGGTGAGTCGTTAACTGTTTTAGCTAAGAAATATGGAACTTCAGTTTCAAAAATTAAGAGCATTAATAGACTTAAAAGAAATACTCTTTATAAAGGCGAGAAGCTTAGAGTTCCAGCTTCGACAGTTTCACATGAAACATATGTTGTACGAAGAGGTGATAATCTTTTTAAAATTGCTCGTAAATTCAGGACATCGATTCAAAAAATTGCTAGTATAAATTCTCTGAAAAACAATAGAATTTATTCGGGACAAAGGCTTTTTATCCCGAGAGGATAA
- a CDS encoding glycosyltransferase family 4 protein: protein MKIGYDGKRAFHNFRGLGNYSRLMIEGLDQFAPQNQYHLFTPDFKSKRAMDWQKSLSDQVITHTPKTFLSKISQSLWRRSQLAYLSESLELDIFHGLSHELPIGIERTKVKSVVSMHDLIFMRYPEFFPWIDRFTYKRKFTHSVEVADCVLAICEQTKRDLIEFLNVPESKIKVHYQSCDPHFYNRVSDEFKEDVRKKYELPRSYILSVGAIEQRKNALSLVKAFDKVKNKINEDLVLVGNGKAYKEQIVDYISKNNLENRVRILHGIPFSELPAFYQMAKLFCFPSHFEGFGIPLIESLFGGTPVLTSMGSCFPETVGEDQLFIDPNRIESIEDGLLQLLTNEDLRLEKLSLGMKHVEKFRIENTTKKLLDLYREV, encoded by the coding sequence ATGAAAATAGGATACGATGGTAAAAGGGCCTTTCATAATTTTAGAGGTCTAGGAAATTACAGTCGACTTATGATTGAGGGGCTTGATCAATTTGCCCCTCAAAATCAATACCATCTCTTCACTCCTGATTTTAAATCTAAAAGGGCCATGGATTGGCAAAAATCACTTAGCGATCAAGTCATCACGCATACTCCTAAAACATTTCTTTCAAAAATCTCTCAAAGCCTTTGGAGAAGATCACAACTGGCCTATCTGTCAGAGAGTTTAGAACTTGATATTTTTCATGGACTGTCACATGAATTACCAATAGGCATAGAAAGAACGAAAGTTAAGAGTGTCGTTTCTATGCACGATCTCATTTTTATGAGATATCCTGAGTTTTTCCCATGGATTGATCGCTTTACTTACAAGAGAAAGTTCACTCATTCTGTAGAAGTTGCAGATTGCGTTCTCGCTATTTGTGAGCAGACAAAGAGAGACCTCATTGAGTTTTTAAATGTACCTGAGAGTAAGATAAAGGTGCATTATCAAAGTTGTGATCCTCATTTTTATAATCGAGTATCAGACGAATTTAAAGAGGATGTTCGTAAAAAATATGAGCTTCCAAGAAGCTATATTCTCTCTGTTGGAGCAATTGAGCAGAGAAAGAATGCTCTTTCACTGGTTAAGGCATTTGATAAAGTTAAAAATAAAATTAATGAAGATTTAGTTCTTGTTGGAAATGGTAAGGCCTATAAAGAGCAAATTGTAGATTATATTTCAAAAAATAATTTAGAAAATAGAGTTCGTATTTTACACGGCATCCCTTTTTCTGAGCTACCGGCCTTTTATCAAATGGCCAAGCTATTTTGTTTTCCTTCTCATTTTGAAGGATTTGGGATACCTCTTATTGAATCACTTTTTGGTGGGACTCCTGTATTAACATCAATGGGAAGTTGCTTTCCTGAAACTGTAGGTGAGGATCAGCTTTTTATCGATCCAAACCGCATTGAGAGTATTGAAGATGGCCTTTTGCAATTACTCACGAACGAAGATCTAAGGCTAGAAAAATTAAGTCTTGGAATGAAGCATGTTGAAAAATTTAGAATTGAAAATACGACGAAGAAATTATTAGACCTCTATAGAGAGGTCTAA
- a CDS encoding flagellin N-terminal helical domain-containing protein: protein MKVNTNPLSLLAQRRLGQVARRQEEESLRLSSGNRVYRAAFDPAGLAISAKLNAKSVSNLQAQRNVNDGVSLLQVAEGTLDTLHKIGGRLRELAMQAANDTVGVHEREIANREFVSLKDEVKRLTSSTKFNGNHILNGKGSVYDIQIGVNNNNREDRVSYNLEDVLKSANNFGLASVNITSKVGAQNSFRAIDGMLEEISSSRAKLGSAMNRMTSSLNNLQIHRENVEKSKSKIQDADVAKEASDHAKDEIIKNATLDMLRLVNQSPSHVAKLLG, encoded by the coding sequence ATGAAAGTCAATACAAATCCGCTCTCTTTACTGGCCCAAAGAAGGCTGGGACAAGTTGCCCGTAGGCAAGAAGAAGAGAGCCTAAGATTATCTAGTGGAAATAGAGTTTATCGTGCCGCATTCGATCCGGCAGGACTCGCTATATCTGCAAAGCTCAATGCCAAGTCAGTTTCCAATCTTCAAGCACAAAGAAACGTTAATGATGGAGTTTCACTTTTACAAGTGGCAGAAGGAACTCTGGATACTCTTCATAAAATTGGTGGTCGTCTAAGAGAGCTGGCCATGCAAGCAGCTAACGACACAGTTGGTGTTCATGAAAGAGAAATTGCAAATAGAGAGTTTGTCAGTCTTAAGGATGAAGTTAAGCGACTGACAAGTTCAACAAAGTTTAATGGAAATCATATCCTTAATGGTAAGGGCAGTGTTTATGATATCCAAATTGGTGTGAACAATAATAATCGTGAAGATAGAGTTAGTTACAACTTAGAAGATGTTTTAAAGTCGGCGAATAATTTTGGTCTTGCTAGTGTTAATATCACTTCTAAGGTTGGTGCTCAAAATTCTTTTAGGGCCATTGATGGTATGCTTGAGGAGATTTCTTCTAGTAGAGCGAAACTTGGTAGTGCGATGAATCGCATGACATCATCTTTGAATAATCTACAAATTCACCGTGAAAATGTTGAAAAGAGTAAGAGTAAAATTCAAGATGCAGATGTTGCTAAAGAGGCAAGTGATCATGCAAAAGATGAGATCATCAAAAATGCTACACTGGATATGTTAAGACTTGTGAATCAATCACCTTCACATGTTGCCAAGTTGCTTGGTTAA
- a CDS encoding response regulator transcription factor: MKHVLIVEDEKDISDLLKIQLLTTGSKVTVISDGAEALSYIQSDEEDIDLFILDRMLPGTNGLEICKFLRMYQRTKKKPILMVTALTKPEQIVEGLDAGADDYITKPFDINVLMARVRSLSRRVDHIKSIEQKPTDESVLQIQELKIDTNQCKVWLEGNEVELTLSEYKLLCTFMKEPGKVMTRNQLVSEIQDGPVHVTDRTIDTHIFGLRKKLGPYSKIVETIRGIGYRVSSDFKE, from the coding sequence TTGAAGCACGTACTTATTGTTGAAGATGAAAAAGATATTAGTGACCTGTTAAAAATTCAACTTCTAACGACAGGATCTAAAGTCACAGTTATTTCCGATGGAGCCGAAGCACTTAGTTACATCCAATCAGATGAGGAAGACATTGATCTATTTATTCTCGATCGTATGCTACCTGGAACAAACGGTTTGGAAATCTGCAAGTTTCTTAGAATGTACCAAAGAACCAAAAAGAAACCAATCCTCATGGTTACAGCACTAACAAAGCCTGAACAAATTGTTGAAGGGCTCGATGCTGGAGCTGATGACTATATAACAAAACCTTTTGACATCAATGTTCTCATGGCAAGAGTTCGCTCTTTATCCCGAAGAGTTGATCATATTAAATCAATTGAACAAAAGCCTACTGATGAATCTGTTCTTCAAATTCAAGAATTAAAAATTGATACCAATCAATGTAAAGTCTGGCTTGAAGGCAATGAAGTTGAGCTAACTCTCTCTGAATACAAGCTTCTTTGCACTTTTATGAAAGAGCCTGGAAAAGTGATGACAAGAAATCAACTCGTTTCTGAAATTCAAGATGGTCCAGTGCATGTAACAGACAGGACTATTGACACTCATATTTTTGGTTTACGCAAGAAGCTTGGTCCCTACTCTAAGATCGTTGAAACGATACGAGGGATTGGTTACAGAGTATCAAGCGACTTTAAAGAATAA
- a CDS encoding HPF/RaiA family ribosome-associated protein yields the protein MKVQVAYHGVDHSQALDFFVREKLDRAKKLFSRASDVDCVVARDGNNYSFSLHYKGHGLDEHVRAKGNSVHRSVSEGVHKLKNRLRGFKSKKHSHR from the coding sequence ATGAAAGTTCAAGTTGCCTATCATGGTGTCGATCACTCACAAGCTCTTGATTTCTTCGTTAGAGAGAAATTAGATAGAGCAAAAAAACTCTTTAGTCGTGCTAGTGATGTTGATTGTGTAGTAGCACGTGATGGCAATAATTATAGTTTTTCACTCCACTATAAAGGTCATGGATTAGATGAACATGTTAGAGCTAAAGGTAATAGCGTTCATCGCTCAGTTTCTGAAGGGGTTCACAAACTGAAAAATAGACTTCGTGGCTTCAAATCTAAAAAACATTCCCACCGCTAA
- a CDS encoding enolase C-terminal domain-like protein, whose translation MKWNIRPIELKLKFDWKISRSTSLEKKNFIIEIEEGDYKAFGEIAPNLHFEETPERVIEEFELFLNEKPEKFESIEELTKFLKSCSYCNALKFGLESAFVDYIARISDLSKHRLLGTNTISQIETSFSVPIMEKEKVESFIATHDLNRFSSLKIKVEKVEDSTFVHEVLTHYQGRIRIDGNECFKSAHEVIEFLKGFDYSRLDFIEQPLPASAHEEALDLKEVAPVLIFADESITNNEITDYYKERFHGVNIKLMKAGSYFQALKQLRRAKEMGLKTMLGCMIESSLGISHAFAIAEGFDYIDLDGSLLHEGDEFGLITEEKGRLFSSELH comes from the coding sequence ATGAAGTGGAATATTAGACCGATAGAACTCAAGTTAAAGTTTGACTGGAAAATTTCAAGATCAACGAGCTTAGAGAAAAAAAATTTCATCATAGAGATTGAAGAAGGTGATTATAAAGCATTTGGCGAGATAGCTCCTAATCTTCATTTTGAGGAAACTCCAGAAAGAGTAATTGAAGAATTTGAATTATTTTTAAATGAGAAACCTGAAAAATTTGAATCGATTGAAGAGTTAACGAAATTTTTAAAGAGTTGCTCTTATTGTAATGCTTTAAAGTTTGGTCTTGAATCAGCGTTCGTTGACTATATTGCAAGAATCAGTGATCTTTCGAAGCATCGTTTACTTGGAACGAATACTATTTCACAGATTGAAACATCTTTTTCTGTCCCGATTATGGAAAAAGAGAAAGTTGAATCTTTTATCGCGACACATGATCTAAATCGTTTTTCTAGCTTAAAAATTAAAGTTGAAAAAGTAGAAGATAGCACTTTTGTTCATGAGGTTTTAACTCATTATCAAGGACGCATTCGCATTGATGGAAATGAGTGTTTTAAAAGTGCTCATGAGGTCATCGAATTTCTTAAAGGCTTTGATTATTCAAGGCTTGATTTCATCGAGCAGCCACTTCCTGCTTCTGCCCATGAAGAGGCCCTCGATCTTAAGGAAGTTGCTCCTGTTCTTATCTTTGCAGATGAATCTATCACAAATAATGAAATCACTGACTATTACAAAGAAAGATTTCACGGTGTGAATATAAAACTAATGAAGGCCGGAAGTTATTTTCAGGCATTAAAGCAACTTAGAAGAGCTAAGGAAATGGGTTTAAAGACAATGCTTGGCTGCATGATCGAATCATCTCTTGGTATCTCGCACGCCTTCGCTATCGCTGAAGGTTTCGACTATATTGACCTCGATGGCTCACTTCTCCATGAAGGGGATGAATTTGGTCTCATTACGGAAGAAAAAGGTCGCCTATTTTCATCTGAACTGCATTAA
- the pstB gene encoding phosphate ABC transporter ATP-binding protein PstB — MNDENILEVKDLNAWFGDFHAVKGISLDYKKNTINAIIGPSGCGKSTYIRCLNRIHEEVPGARLSGEAILDGVNIFDPKMDPVVLRRKIGMVFQKPNPFPAMSIFDNVVIGLRLQGIKNKAYLREQAELCLKKAALWEEVKHKLNKDGTSLSGGQQQRLCIARALAVNPPVLLMDEPTSALDPIASAKIEDLMSALKEDYTVIVVTHNMQQAARISDYTSFFVLGELIENGLSTDIFTNPKEKKTEDYVTGRFG, encoded by the coding sequence ATGAATGACGAAAATATTTTAGAAGTTAAAGACCTTAATGCCTGGTTTGGAGATTTTCATGCCGTCAAAGGTATTAGTCTCGACTATAAGAAAAATACGATTAACGCAATTATTGGACCATCTGGATGTGGTAAATCAACCTACATTCGTTGTCTCAATAGAATTCACGAGGAAGTCCCGGGGGCTCGTTTAAGTGGCGAGGCCATTCTTGATGGTGTTAATATTTTTGACCCAAAGATGGATCCCGTTGTTTTAAGAAGAAAGATTGGAATGGTTTTTCAAAAGCCCAATCCATTTCCGGCCATGAGTATTTTTGACAATGTCGTGATTGGTCTTCGTCTACAAGGAATTAAAAATAAAGCCTACCTTAGAGAGCAAGCTGAATTATGTTTAAAAAAAGCTGCACTTTGGGAAGAAGTAAAACATAAGCTCAACAAAGATGGAACTTCTCTTTCAGGGGGTCAGCAACAGAGACTTTGTATCGCAAGAGCTCTAGCAGTAAACCCTCCAGTACTTTTAATGGATGAGCCAACATCGGCACTCGATCCAATTGCATCAGCTAAGATTGAAGATCTCATGAGTGCATTAAAAGAAGATTATACCGTTATTGTTGTAACTCACAATATGCAACAAGCTGCGAGAATTTCAGATTATACAAGTTTCTTCGTTCTTGGAGAATTAATTGAAAATGGTTTGAGTACGGATATTTTCACCAATCCGAAAGAAAAGAAAACTGAAGACTATGTTACGGGAAGATTTGGATAA
- a CDS encoding ATP-binding protein: MPQLEQLLNGEQTKQKLPWKFFRKIALIQIITAVLIILVTAGVARYYLKNYITNQSIEQLEDSLQLIKQSFYYSDLNPRVWCSELSEKNDNRVTLINTLGVVMCDSKVTRSHLNNHEDRPEFIEALNKGKGSSVRYSDTMKDQRIYSAIRLRNASNQEYILRLSFPLAKLHEAVAKLDMIIILFLLPVLIAIAVISLYGSLKASTPLQKILSKISTTDKEINENSHYDDEWELISKTIDSTQWDRNRLSFKLNREYVIKTSLLESISESILAVRHDGKILFANKHFIKNFLPVEHLGMGPDELRKNSLQDYFNHEDINMLINESIEKKSTNHLNSTLLQIKGKKHDAYFDITVSPISISEDNIYGVVCVFREVTDRILTEQMRENFVANVSHEVRTPLTAMKGYVQTLKQFGMQNEELANECMSKIEHNSDRLTHLFSDILNLSVIESKGKIDKSDIPLPEITEQVISNVRQSYRDKEVTIDTHYEADSIFANAALLEQVITNLVENAYKYIGDSGEIKISWTQKVDEQFRYIILKISDNGPGIEKKHHERLFERFYRVDEARDRKSGGTGLGLSIVKHIVGKHKGEIKVESEIGKGTSFTATFPQYLS; the protein is encoded by the coding sequence ATGCCACAACTAGAGCAACTTCTTAACGGCGAACAGACAAAGCAAAAGCTTCCTTGGAAGTTCTTTAGAAAAATTGCTTTAATTCAAATCATCACAGCTGTCCTTATTATTTTAGTAACGGCTGGAGTTGCTCGCTACTATCTAAAAAACTACATTACGAATCAAAGTATTGAACAGCTTGAAGATTCTCTTCAATTAATTAAGCAATCATTTTATTACTCAGATCTCAATCCAAGAGTCTGGTGTAGTGAGTTAAGTGAAAAAAATGATAACCGAGTGACTCTCATCAACACCCTTGGTGTTGTTATGTGTGACTCTAAAGTTACGCGATCTCATCTTAACAACCACGAAGATAGGCCGGAATTTATCGAGGCCCTTAATAAGGGTAAGGGTTCAAGTGTACGCTATAGTGACACAATGAAAGACCAGAGAATATATAGTGCCATCAGACTTCGAAATGCTTCAAATCAAGAGTATATTCTTCGACTTTCATTTCCACTAGCTAAGCTTCATGAGGCCGTTGCAAAGTTAGATATGATTATCATTCTCTTTCTTTTGCCAGTGCTGATTGCGATCGCCGTTATCTCGCTCTATGGGAGTCTAAAAGCATCAACACCACTACAAAAGATTCTTTCAAAAATTTCAACGACAGATAAAGAGATCAATGAAAACTCTCATTATGATGATGAATGGGAGTTAATTTCTAAAACGATCGACTCCACTCAATGGGATAGAAACAGACTCTCATTCAAATTGAATCGTGAATATGTTATCAAAACAAGTCTTCTTGAATCAATTTCAGAATCTATTCTTGCCGTTAGGCACGATGGAAAAATCCTCTTTGCCAACAAACACTTTATTAAAAACTTTTTACCTGTTGAGCATCTTGGAATGGGCCCTGATGAGCTTAGGAAAAACTCTCTTCAAGACTATTTTAACCACGAAGACATTAATATGCTTATTAATGAGTCTATTGAGAAGAAGAGTACGAATCATCTCAACTCAACTCTTCTCCAAATCAAAGGAAAAAAGCACGATGCCTACTTCGACATCACGGTTTCACCAATTAGTATTAGTGAAGACAATATCTATGGTGTCGTCTGTGTTTTTAGAGAAGTAACTGATCGTATACTAACGGAGCAAATGAGAGAAAATTTTGTTGCTAATGTCTCACACGAAGTTCGTACCCCTCTGACAGCAATGAAAGGTTATGTTCAAACTTTAAAACAATTCGGTATGCAAAATGAAGAGTTGGCCAACGAGTGCATGTCTAAAATTGAGCACAATAGCGATCGGCTCACCCACCTATTCTCAGATATTTTGAATCTCTCTGTTATTGAGTCAAAGGGAAAGATTGATAAGTCAGATATTCCACTTCCTGAAATAACAGAACAAGTTATCTCAAATGTAAGGCAATCATACAGAGATAAAGAAGTAACAATTGATACTCACTACGAAGCTGATTCTATATTTGCGAATGCTGCTCTTCTTGAACAGGTTATAACAAACTTAGTTGAAAATGCTTATAAATATATTGGAGATAGTGGAGAGATTAAGATCTCATGGACTCAAAAAGTCGATGAGCAATTTCGCTATATCATTCTTAAAATTTCAGATAATGGTCCAGGAATTGAGAAAAAACACCATGAAAGGCTCTTTGAAAGGTTTTATCGCGTTGATGAAGCAAGAGATAGAAAATCAGGTGGAACAGGTCTTGGTCTTTCAATTGTTAAGCATATTGTTGGAAAACATAAAGGTGAAATAAAAGTAGAAAGTGAAATTGGCAAAGGAACTAGTTTTACCGCTACTTTTCCTCAGTACCTATCTTGA
- a CDS encoding CBS domain-containing protein has protein sequence MITIEQVMTEAPLSVASGQSLSFALEKMKEHNVRHLPVMEGGKLTGMLSERDIRFIESYEKIDLKDLKVDDAYTDDPYTVIKEALVKDVCKDMAEKKLSSAMVVQNGQLIGIFTWIDALKVIQNHL, from the coding sequence ATGATTACAATTGAACAAGTTATGACAGAGGCTCCACTCTCAGTTGCCAGCGGACAGAGCCTATCTTTTGCGCTAGAGAAAATGAAAGAGCATAACGTAAGACACCTACCGGTTATGGAAGGTGGAAAATTAACAGGAATGCTCTCAGAAAGAGATATTCGCTTTATTGAGTCTTACGAAAAAATAGATTTAAAAGATCTCAAAGTAGATGATGCCTACACTGATGATCCCTACACTGTTATCAAAGAGGCCCTTGTAAAAGATGTATGCAAAGACATGGCCGAAAAGAAACTGAGCTCAGCAATGGTTGTACAAAACGGTCAACTAATAGGTATCTTCACATGGATTGATGCCCTGAAAGTTATTCAAAATCACCTTTAA
- a CDS encoding ExbD/TolR family protein — protein sequence MRKRTREVLPPDITPMIDVVFLLLIFFMTSTVFKKDELALLLNLPKASKGESVETKKENIYIELSEKEIAYNGAKMPLEQIDSKLKDVTKKDTPIELRVDKNVRYERVVILLDKLKANNLANISLITEN from the coding sequence ATGCGCAAGCGTACAAGAGAAGTCTTACCTCCAGACATCACCCCAATGATTGACGTTGTCTTTCTTCTACTCATCTTTTTTATGACTTCAACGGTCTTTAAAAAAGATGAATTGGCACTACTGCTCAATCTTCCAAAGGCAAGTAAAGGTGAATCGGTAGAGACGAAAAAAGAGAATATTTACATTGAGCTCTCAGAGAAAGAAATTGCTTATAATGGTGCAAAAATGCCGTTAGAGCAAATCGATTCAAAGTTAAAAGATGTAACTAAAAAAGATACTCCAATTGAACTTAGAGTCGATAAGAATGTTCGTTACGAAAGAGTCGTCATTCTTTTGGACAAGCTTAAAGCAAATAACTTGGCCAACATCTCACTTATTACTGAAAATTAA
- a CDS encoding MotA/TolQ/ExbB proton channel family protein, giving the protein MRVIDYIHQGGVIMYILLALNIVGLAIMLTKFIIFAKEKKMTEQISDDLGKRVRDDYESKDSNSIIEVAKQELQTYISNMERGLNTVKIIASISPLLGLLGTVLGVLIAFRVMSQTGLNNPSSFAQGISMALITTVGGMIVAIPHYIGHNYLIGMLDNLETTLEKKIIKKVL; this is encoded by the coding sequence ATGCGCGTTATCGATTACATCCACCAAGGTGGAGTTATCATGTATATTCTTTTGGCCCTCAATATTGTCGGTCTTGCTATCATGCTTACAAAATTCATCATTTTTGCAAAAGAAAAGAAAATGACTGAACAAATCTCAGACGATCTAGGAAAGAGAGTAAGAGATGACTACGAAAGTAAAGATTCTAATTCAATTATCGAAGTTGCAAAACAAGAACTACAAACATATATCTCTAATATGGAAAGAGGTTTAAATACTGTTAAGATCATCGCTTCCATTTCACCTCTTCTAGGTCTTCTTGGAACAGTTCTTGGTGTACTCATTGCCTTTAGAGTTATGTCTCAAACAGGACTCAATAATCCATCATCATTCGCTCAAGGGATTTCAATGGCCCTTATAACAACAGTTGGTGGAATGATCGTTGCGATTCCACATTATATTGGACACAACTACCTTATTGGAATGCTTGATAACTTAGAGACAACTCTAGAAAAGAAAATCATTAAAAAGGTACTTTAA
- the phoU gene encoding phosphate signaling complex protein PhoU has translation MELTRNDIKQIALDMASEVEMILKASQEADVTLEQLFEIERRINQYHKDIDDKVFKYIALMNPHAKDLRMALAVMKMNSELERIGDQAVNIKRYLRKIKSERPGLKSLYDNVMNNYTSCLKAFKEKDTHLATEVIKFDEHINEINKENIQEIVSHANELPFEEAMAIMRISKNLERIGDHITNIAEDIIFLESGDDIRHNPDN, from the coding sequence ATGGAATTAACTAGAAACGATATTAAACAAATTGCTTTAGACATGGCCAGTGAAGTTGAGATGATTCTAAAAGCATCTCAAGAAGCGGATGTCACTTTAGAACAACTTTTCGAAATAGAGAGACGAATCAATCAATATCACAAAGACATTGATGATAAAGTTTTCAAATATATTGCCCTAATGAACCCACACGCAAAAGATCTTCGCATGGCCTTGGCCGTTATGAAAATGAACTCAGAACTCGAGCGAATTGGAGATCAAGCCGTCAATATTAAACGCTACCTTCGCAAGATAAAATCAGAGAGACCAGGTCTTAAAAGTCTTTATGACAATGTTATGAACAACTACACGAGTTGCCTTAAGGCCTTTAAAGAAAAGGACACTCACCTTGCGACTGAAGTCATTAAATTCGATGAACATATCAATGAAATAAACAAAGAAAACATTCAAGAAATCGTCTCTCATGCTAACGAACTTCCTTTTGAAGAGGCCATGGCCATTATGAGAATATCGAAAAACCTTGAGCGAATTGGCGATCATATTACAAATATTGCAGAAGATATTATATTCCTTGAATCAGGTGATGATATCAGGCATAATCCGGACAATTAA